The segment TCGACCACGCGCCGCCGGAGTTGCGCGAACAGGTCTGGTTCGAGCACGGCTACCACGAGATCTTCAATGAAGCGCAGCCGCTGCGCGGCGAAGTGTTCGCGGCGCTGACCGGCTGGCTGCAGCGTCACCTGCAGCAGCAGGGACACTAAGTCCGGAACACCGACTCGGCCACGCCGAACACTGCCGCGACGACCGGGTCGTCGCGGCGCGTGGCCAGGCATACCAGCGTCAGCTCGGTCTGCACCGAGACCCCTTCAACGATCACCAGCCCGTGCGCATGCGATTCGCGCAGCGCGATCGCGTCGCGCACCAGCGACAGCCCCACGCCGGAGCGCACCAGGTCCAGCATCGAAGCCTCCTGGTCGACATGCGCCACCTTGGGCACGCCGGCCGGGTCGACGCCGGCCTGCGCAAAGCGCGCGGACAAGAGCCGGTTGTGCGCCGATTCGGGCGGCGTCCAGATCCACGGCAGCGTTGCCAGCTGCGCCCATGAACGCAGCGCGGTGCGCTCTTTCCAGCCCTTGGGTGCCACCACATAGTAGGAGAACGGCGTCAGCGTCAGCGCATGGAAGCCGGCGTCAGGCGGCTGGCCCAGGTAGAAGCCCACGTCGAGCGCGCCGCTGCGTACCTGTTGCAGCACCCAGCCCGACATGCCGTGGCGCAGTTCTGTGCCGATCTGCGGGTGGCGTTCCACCAGCGTGCGCAGCATCGGGCCCAGCCGCGTGAATTCCGGATCGAGGATGGTGCCGATCGCCAGCCGGCCGCGCACGGTGTGATGCATCGCGCTGACGGTGTGCTGCAGGTTGCCCACGCCGTCGAGGATGCGTTCGGCCAGCGGCAGCAGTGCGGCGCCGTCGGCGGTCAGCGTCAGGCCCGCGGCAGTGCGCTCGAACAGCCGGATGCGCCACGCCGATTGCAGCGCCTTCAACTGCAGGCTGACTGCGGGCTGGGTCAGGTGCAGCCGCTGCGCGGCGCGGGTCAGGTTGCCCTCGCGCGCGACGGCAACGAAGGCGCGCAGGTGGTGGAGGTCCAAGGCAGTGTCGGGGCGAAAGGTGGCGCAGGGGCGAGGCGTGGTGCGGCGCAATATTTTGCGCGGCTTATATTGCGATTGACGATAAATCATTGGACGGGGCCGCGCAACTGCACCAAGCTTGCGCTCAATACGGCCCGGCACGCCTTGTGCGGCGCGGCATCGATGCCAGCGCGAGACTGGCGGATGTTTGCGCCAGCGTCTTCACCAGACGCAAAGATCGGGCGAGCCGCATGCCGTCAGCGACCCAGCATTCAGGAGCGGAAGTGGAAGACATCCTTGCAGAAGCCAGCGCGGTGCAGACCATCATCGGCCATAGCATCGCAGGCCGGCAGACACGCGGCGCATCGCAGCGTCTGGCCGATATCTATAACCCCGCCACCGGCGAAGTCGCAGCACGCGTGGCGCTCGGCACCACGCAGGACGTGGCCGACGCCGTCGCCGCCGCCCATGCGGCATTCCCCGCCTGGGCCGACACCCCGCCGCTGCGCCGCGCGCGCATCCTGTTCAAGTTCAAGGAGCTGCTCGACCAGCACCACGACGACCTGGCCGCGCTGATCACGCGCGAGCACGGCAAGGTGTTCTCGGACGCCAGGGGCGAAGTCACGCGCGGCATCGAGGTGGTGGAATTTGCCTGCGGCATCCCCAGCCTGCTCAAGACCGACTTCACCGACAACATCGGCGGCGGCATCGATAACTGGAACCTGCGCCAGCCTCTGGGCGTGGTGGCAGGCATCACGCCGTTCAACTTCCCGGTGATGGTGCCGATGTGGATGTTCCCGGTGGCGCTGGCGTGCGGCAATACCTTCGTGCTGAAGCCGTCGGAACGTGATCCGTCGCCGAGCCTGCTGATTGCCGACCTGCTGCGCCAGGCTGGTTTGCCCGATGGCGTGTTCAATGTCGTGCAGGGCGACAAGGAAGCGGTCGATGCACTGCTGGCGCATCCGGATGTGCAGGCGCTGTCGTTCGTCGGTTCGACGCCGATTGCCGAGTACATCTATACGGAAGGCACCAAACACGGCAAGCGCGTGCAGGCATTGGGCGGCGCCAAGAACCACCTGGTGGTGATGCCCGATGCCGATCTCGACCAGGCGGTCGATGCGCTGATCGGTGCCGCGTATGGTTCTGCCGGCGAACGCTGCATGGCGATCTCGGTCGCCGTGGCCGTGGGCGATGTCGCTGACAAGCTCGTGCCGCGCCTCGCCGAACGTGCGAGCTCGCTGAAGATCCGCAACGGCATGGAGTCCGACGCCGAAATGGGTCCGCTGGTAACCGCTGCGCACAAAGCGAAGGTGGAGGGCTATATCGCCAAGGGCGTGGAAGAGGGCGCGACGCTGGTCACCGATGGCCGCGGTCATACCGTACCCGGCCATGAGAACGGCTTCTATGTCGGCGGCACGCTGTTCGACCACGTCAAGCCGGATATGACGATCTACAAGGAAGAGATCTTCGGCCCGGTGCTGTCGGTAGTGCGCGTGCATGACTTTGCCGAAGCGGTGGCGCTGATCAATGCGCATGAATTCGGCAACGGCGTGTCGTGCTACACCAGCGACGGCGGCATCGCGCGTGCGTTCGCGCGGCAGATCCAGATCGGCATGGTCGGCATCAATGTGCCGATCCCGGTGCCGATGGCGTGGCATTCTTTCGGTGGCTGGAAGCGATCGCTGTTCGGCGACCATCACGCCTATGGCGAAGAGGGTGTGCGCTTCTACACGCGCTACAAGAGCGTGATGCAGCGTTGGCCGGATTCGATCGCCAAGGGCGCCGAGTTCACCATGCCGGTGGCGAAATAAGCCGCAACGATGACGACAAGAACAGCGATGGAGACATTCGACTACATCATCGTGGGGGCCGGTTCGGCAGGCTGTGTCCTGGCCAACCGCCTGACGCAGGATGCGGACGTCAGCGTGCTGCTGCTGGAGGCCGGCGGCAAGGACGACTACCACTGGATCCATATCCCAGTGGGCTACCTGTACTGCATCGGCAACCCGCGCACCGACTGGCTCTATCGCACCGAGGCCGAGGCCGGCCTGAACGGCCGCTCGCTCGGCTATCCGCGCGGGCGCGTGCTGGGCGGTTGCTCGTCGATCAACGGCATGATCTATATGCGCGGCCAGCGCGAGGATTATGACGAGTGGGCGCGGCTCACCGGTGATGCTGGCTGGCGCTGGGACAATGTGCTGCCGTTGTTCAAGCGCAGCGAGGACCACCACCGCGGCCCGAGCGAATTCCATGGCGCCGGCGGCGAATGGCGCGTGGAAGGCCAGCGCCTGCGCTGGGACATCCTGGAGCGCTTTGCCGATGCCGCCGAAGAGGCGGGGATTCCGCGCACGGAGGACTTCAACCGCGGCGACAACTTCGGCGTCGGCTATTTCGAAGTGAACCAGCGCCGCGGCATCCGCTGGAACACGGCCAAGGCGTTCCTGCGGCGTGCGTCGGAGCGTCCCAACCTGACCATTGTCACCGGGGCGCAGGTGAGCGGGCTGACCTTCGACGGGCGCCGCTGCACCGGCGTGAACTATATCGGCGGCGGCCGGCCGCACACGGTGGCGGCCACGCAGGAAGTGATCCTCGCCGCGGGCGCGGTCAATACGCCGCAGCTGCTGGAGCTGTCGGGCATCGGCCAGGCCGAGCGCCTGCAGGCGCTGGGTATCCCGGTGCGCCATGCGCTCGCCGGCGTGGGCGAGAACCTGCAGGACCACCTG is part of the Cupriavidus necator genome and harbors:
- a CDS encoding LysR family transcriptional regulator encodes the protein MDLHHLRAFVAVAREGNLTRAAQRLHLTQPAVSLQLKALQSAWRIRLFERTAAGLTLTADGAALLPLAERILDGVGNLQHTVSAMHHTVRGRLAIGTILDPEFTRLGPMLRTLVERHPQIGTELRHGMSGWVLQQVRSGALDVGFYLGQPPDAGFHALTLTPFSYYVVAPKGWKERTALRSWAQLATLPWIWTPPESAHNRLLSARFAQAGVDPAGVPKVAHVDQEASMLDLVRSGVGLSLVRDAIALRESHAHGLVIVEGVSVQTELTLVCLATRRDDPVVAAVFGVAESVFRT
- a CDS encoding CoA-acylating methylmalonate-semialdehyde dehydrogenase, producing the protein MPSATQHSGAEVEDILAEASAVQTIIGHSIAGRQTRGASQRLADIYNPATGEVAARVALGTTQDVADAVAAAHAAFPAWADTPPLRRARILFKFKELLDQHHDDLAALITREHGKVFSDARGEVTRGIEVVEFACGIPSLLKTDFTDNIGGGIDNWNLRQPLGVVAGITPFNFPVMVPMWMFPVALACGNTFVLKPSERDPSPSLLIADLLRQAGLPDGVFNVVQGDKEAVDALLAHPDVQALSFVGSTPIAEYIYTEGTKHGKRVQALGGAKNHLVVMPDADLDQAVDALIGAAYGSAGERCMAISVAVAVGDVADKLVPRLAERASSLKIRNGMESDAEMGPLVTAAHKAKVEGYIAKGVEEGATLVTDGRGHTVPGHENGFYVGGTLFDHVKPDMTIYKEEIFGPVLSVVRVHDFAEAVALINAHEFGNGVSCYTSDGGIARAFARQIQIGMVGINVPIPVPMAWHSFGGWKRSLFGDHHAYGEEGVRFYTRYKSVMQRWPDSIAKGAEFTMPVAK
- a CDS encoding GMC family oxidoreductase, whose protein sequence is METFDYIIVGAGSAGCVLANRLTQDADVSVLLLEAGGKDDYHWIHIPVGYLYCIGNPRTDWLYRTEAEAGLNGRSLGYPRGRVLGGCSSINGMIYMRGQREDYDEWARLTGDAGWRWDNVLPLFKRSEDHHRGPSEFHGAGGEWRVEGQRLRWDILERFADAAEEAGIPRTEDFNRGDNFGVGYFEVNQRRGIRWNTAKAFLRRASERPNLTIVTGAQVSGLTFDGRRCTGVNYIGGGRPHTVAATQEVILAAGAVNTPQLLELSGIGQAERLQALGIPVRHALAGVGENLQDHLQLRSVVKVSGVRTLNTRAASLWGKFCIGVQYAFNQSGPMSMAPSQLGAFARSDPAQARPNVEYHVQPLSLDKFGDPLHAFNAFTASACNLRPTSRGSVHVGSADFRQAPVIAPNYLATDEDRKVAADSIRLTRRIVASPALAPFQPEEWLPGPAFQTDEQLAEAAGNIGTTIFHPVGTCKMGRADDPMAVVDHRLRVLGIDGLRVVDASVMPLITSGNTNSPTIMIAERASDLIREDRRQGLAAAEVLVQPAPAAAAAGA